TGCTGCTGTTCGGCAATCCCGATGCCATCGACGCCGCCACGCTGGCCGACCTGTCCGCGCTCAGCCAGGGCAACGTGCCGCTGCGGCTGGTCTACGTCACGGACGCGGCGCAGCCGGCGATGACCTGTTCCAACGCCACCGTGCTGCGCGACGACCAGGGCCTCGCCGCGGCCCGCTACGGCGCCGCGCCCGGCACCTGCTACCTGGTGCGGCCCGACCAGCATGTGTGCGCGCGCTGGCGGCGCGCCGACCCCGCCGCGATCCGCGCCGCGCTGGCGCGTGCCACCGGTGCCGGCCTGGCCGCGGCCCCTGGCCGGATCGCCGCCTGAGGCACGCCGGACCGCTCGAGAACAGGAGACCACAACATGCCCGCCACCCTCAATACGCAACCCAACCTTGCCCGGCCCGACGATTTCTACGAAGCGCTGATCGAGATGCACCGCGATCTCGACGACGCCCAGAGCCAGGCCGCCAACGCGCAGCTGATCCTGCTGCTGGCCAACCATATCGGCGACCACGACGTGCTGCTGGCCGCGCTGCAGGCCGCGCGCGAAGGCGTGGCCGACATGCCGGGCACTGCGGCGCCGGCCGCCTGACACGCCACGGGCGCGGCCACGCCGCGCCCCGCTCCGCTCTTTCCCCGGCCTGACCCGGGTCCGCCAGCCAGCGCGCAACAGACGCGCCCGGCGGCGCCATTCCCTGGCTGCAACCACCCAGGCGCGACACGCGCAGCCACCACCGCAGCTACCGAAAATACGGAGACAACAGCATGAGCCATCCGGTCTCAGGGGATCTTGCGTCCCTGCATCTGACGCCCGCCAACATCACTGCCCCGCCCACGCTGGCGGCGCGCGAGGAAGACGCGCTCTACCGCAAGGTGTGGCTGCGCATCATCCCGTTCCTGTTCGTCTGTTACGTGGTCTCGTTCCTGGACCGCATCAACATCGGCTTCGCCCAGCTGCAGATGAAGCATGACCTGGGCTTCAGCGACGCCATGTACGGGCTGGGCGCCGCGATCTTCTACGTTGGCTACGTGCTGTGCGAGGTGCCGAGCAATATGCTGCTGGCGCGCTTCGGCGCGCGCCGCACCTTCACGCGCATCATGGTGCTGTGGGGCCTGGCCTCGGTGGGCATGATGGCCGTGTCGACGCCGGCGCAGTTCTACACGCTGCGCTTCCTGCTGGGCGTGTTCGAGGCGGGCTTCTTCCCCGGCATCGTGCTCTACCTGACCTACTGGTTCCCGGCACGGCGCCGCGCCGCGGTGATGGCGATCTTCTTTGCCGGCGTGGCGGTGGCGGGCGTGCTCGGCGGCCTGGTCTCGGGCTGGATCATGCGCGACATGGCCGGCGTGCTCGGCCTGCAAGGCTGGAAGTGGATGTTCGCGATCGAAGGTGCGCCCGCGGTTTTCCTGGGGCTGATTGCCGCGCGCTGCCTGGTGGATGGTCCGGAACAGGCCCGCTGGCTCAGCCCCGATGAGCGCGCATACCTGACGCGCGCCGCGGCGGGCGGGTCGGCCAGCGCGGCCGACGCGGGGAAAGGCGGCCATTCGCTGCAGGCGCTGCGCCAGGTGCTGCGCAACCCGCGCGTGTACCTGTTCGCCCTTATCTATTTTTCGCTGACGTGCGGATCGCTTGCGCTGAGCTTCTGGATGCCGCTGATCATCCGCGACTTCGGCATCACCGATGTGATGTCGGTCAGCCTGTATTCGGTGGTGCCCAATGCCGTCGGTGCGGTCGGGCTGATCCTGATCGCGCGCCATTCCGACCGCACCGGCGAGCGCCACCGCCATTTCCTGCTGTGCACCGCCGGCGGCGCGCTGGCGCTGGCCGCGCTCACGCTGCACCCCTCCAGCCTGGCCATGATGCTGGCGATCCTGTCGGTTGCCGCCGTGCTGATCTTTGCCGCTCTGCCGGTGTTCTGGTCGCTGCCGCCCAGCTACCTGCCGGGCGCGGGGGCCGCGGCCGGCATCGCCGTGATCAGCAGCGTCGGCATCACCAGCGGCATCGTCAGCCCGTGGGTGATCGGGCAAATCAAGACCCGCACCGGCAGCCTCGACCATGCGCTGTTGCTGCTGGCGGCACTGCTGCTCGCCAGCGGGCTCGCGATGTGGCTGGGCGTGCCGCGCCAGCCCGCGCAAGGATCCCGCCAGGCCCGGCAGGATTAACCTGCAGCAAGGGCCTGCAACGGGTTTCGTCAAACCGGAATGTCCGCACCCGCGCGGGTGCGGCGTTCAGTGGGACCGGCCGCAGGGAATGACCTGCGCGATCTCCTCGCGCATCACCTCGACCACATCATCGATCTCCAGCCCTTCGGCCGTCACCAGCACGTCCTGTCCGCGGCCGATCGCGTAGACCACGCCGCGCCAGCGGCCGGGCTCGACGGCCTCGCACAGGCGGATATTGAATTCGGTGTCCTGGTCCTGGCTGTACACGGTCACCAGGTCGCCAATCTGGGGGGCCTGCACCGCTTCTCCGTCGAACGCCCGGGCCACCACGGTCACCGGCGACTGCGTCAGTCCCCTGGCAAATCTTGCACGCATGGTCCGCTCCTCTAATGCGATCCAAGTCCAGCTTACAAGAGGGGCGCCAAATAACCAGAAATTTCCATGAAAAAGTCGGGCTTGCTGCCCTCCACCCAGCGTCCGGGTTGCGTCCGGGTGTGCGGCCGGGTTGCGGCCGGCCTGTCAGACGCCGCCGGATAGACAGCCGCCGTACATCGCCCACAATGAAAGCATAGACAGCCGTAGGAGACAGCAAAATGGGCACCAGCATACACGTCGTGCCGCATCGGGATGGCTGGGATGTCATCCATGAAGGGGCCCGCTACGCAGAATCCCACCACGACACGCAGGAAGAAGCCATCGCCGCCGCGACTGCGCAGGCGCAGCGCGAGCATGTTGAACTGCTGGTCCATGGCCGCGATGGCCAGATCCGCTCGCGCAACAGCTTCGGCCACGATCCGCGCACCATACCGGGCTAATTCCGGCCTAGCCGGATAGCGTTTCCGGCGCGCGATCCTGCGCAGGCGCATCCATGCCACCGCACTGGGACGAAATGCACGCGGCTGCCGCGATCGCAGCCGCGGCGGTGCCGCTGCCGCAAGTCGACGACCCCGCGCAGAACCCCTTCTCCGGACCCTTTTCCAATGCACTCGCGGTGCAGGCCGAAGCGCTGGCCGCGCACCGGGTGGTGCTGCTTGGCGAAAGCACGCACGGTACCGCGGAGTTTTACCACGCGCGCGCCGCGCTGACGGCGCAGCTGGTGGCGCGCCACGGTTTCCGCATCGTCGCGGTGGAAGCGGACTGGCCCGACGCCGCGGCGGTCGACCGCCATGTCCGCGGCCGGCCCGCGCAGCCGGCGCAAGCGCCGGCCGAAGCGTTCACGCGTTTCCCGGTGTGGATGTGGCGCAATCTCGAAGTCGCGCGCTTTATCCGCTGGCTGCACGCGCACAACGCGCCCCTGCCCCCGGTGCAGCGCGCCGGCTTCTTCGGGCTGGACATCTACAGCCTGCGTGCCTCCATCGCGGCGGTGCTGGCCTACCTGGACAGCGTCGATCCTGAGGCCGCGCGCGCCGCACGCGAGCGCTACGCCTGCCTGGAACCCTGGGGCCGGGACCCGGCGCGCTATGGCCGCGCCGTGCTGCACGGCACCCATGA
This genomic window from Cupriavidus oxalaticus contains:
- a CDS encoding DUF2783 domain-containing protein, coding for MPATLNTQPNLARPDDFYEALIEMHRDLDDAQSQAANAQLILLLANHIGDHDVLLAALQAAREGVADMPGTAAPAA
- a CDS encoding MFS transporter translates to MSHPVSGDLASLHLTPANITAPPTLAAREEDALYRKVWLRIIPFLFVCYVVSFLDRINIGFAQLQMKHDLGFSDAMYGLGAAIFYVGYVLCEVPSNMLLARFGARRTFTRIMVLWGLASVGMMAVSTPAQFYTLRFLLGVFEAGFFPGIVLYLTYWFPARRRAAVMAIFFAGVAVAGVLGGLVSGWIMRDMAGVLGLQGWKWMFAIEGAPAVFLGLIAARCLVDGPEQARWLSPDERAYLTRAAAGGSASAADAGKGGHSLQALRQVLRNPRVYLFALIYFSLTCGSLALSFWMPLIIRDFGITDVMSVSLYSVVPNAVGAVGLILIARHSDRTGERHRHFLLCTAGGALALAALTLHPSSLAMMLAILSVAAVLIFAALPVFWSLPPSYLPGAGAAAGIAVISSVGITSGIVSPWVIGQIKTRTGSLDHALLLLAALLLASGLAMWLGVPRQPAQGSRQARQD
- a CDS encoding DUF2188 domain-containing protein; amino-acid sequence: MGTSIHVVPHRDGWDVIHEGARYAESHHDTQEEAIAAATAQAQREHVELLVHGRDGQIRSRNSFGHDPRTIPG